The bacterium genome window below encodes:
- a CDS encoding fumarate hydratase, translating into MRKIFYNEIIEKVARLVEETSHFALQEVEVDIKKALDIEDNALSKKYLEVILENLEMAKKDRVPICQDTGLGVFFVRQGSDVVVEVGDYENLDNIISEGLRQGSKKGYLRTSVVDPLNRQNTKDNAPGVVHIISGKKGEFEVSYLAKGFGSENTSALRMLSPTVGMEGIESFILETVKNAGSKPCPPIYVGVGIGGSFEKAALLSKLALCEMGKESEYRKMELEVRDKINALNIGAGGFGGKTTALDVRFETFPTHIAGLPVAVNISCWAHRFGVVKL; encoded by the coding sequence ATGAGAAAAATATTTTACAATGAAATAATTGAAAAAGTTGCAAGATTAGTTGAAGAGACAAGCCATTTTGCATTGCAAGAAGTTGAAGTTGACATAAAAAAAGCTCTTGATATTGAAGACAACGCTTTAAGTAAAAAGTATCTTGAGGTTATATTAGAAAATTTAGAGATGGCAAAGAAAGATAGGGTACCAATTTGTCAAGATACTGGGCTTGGCGTATTTTTTGTTAGGCAAGGTAGCGATGTGGTGGTAGAGGTGGGGGATTATGAAAACCTGGATAATATCATAAGTGAGGGGTTAAGACAAGGCAGTAAAAAAGGGTATTTAAGAACGTCTGTTGTTGACCCGCTCAATAGACAAAACACAAAAGATAATGCGCCTGGTGTAGTTCATATTATCTCTGGGAAAAAAGGTGAATTTGAAGTCTCTTATTTGGCGAAAGGGTTTGGTTCAGAAAATACCTCTGCATTAAGAATGCTCAGCCCAACAGTTGGTATGGAAGGTATAGAGAGTTTTATCCTTGAGACAGTGAAAAACGCTGGTTCAAAACCGTGTCCACCTATATATGTCGGGGTAGGTATTGGAGGTTCGTTTGAGAAGGCAGCTCTTCTTTCAAAACTTGCTTTATGCGAAATGGGTAAGGAATCAGAATATAGAAAAATGGAACTTGAGGTTCGTGATAAAATAAATGCTTTAAATATAGGGGCTGGTGGGTTTGGAGGTAAAACAACAGCGTTAGATGTAAGGTTTGAAACTTTTCCTACCCATATAGCAGGTTTACCTGTAGCTGTTAACATTTCTTGCTGGGCGCACAGATTTGGGGTTGTTAAACTTTAA